One window of Flavobacteriales bacterium genomic DNA carries:
- the uvrA gene encoding excinuclease ABC subunit UvrA, translating to MLADPLEEEHIEVLGARVHNLKNIDVRIPRDKLVVVTGLSGSGKSSLAFDTIHAEGQRRYIETFNAYARQFLGGIERPDVDLITGLSPVIAIEQKTISRNPRSTVGTITEIYDLLRLLYARVADAYSHVTGERMVRYTDKQITDLLMKEHEGQDLLILAPLVRGRKGHYRELFEQLLRQGFLRARVDGNVIDITGRPRLDRYKTHDIELVVDRLKVSSAQAKRLKESCATALKYGKGNMIALDTKDPDSPRYLSRHLMDPVSGIAYEEPEPNLFSFNSPYGACPQCGGLGQVTEAAPEKIVPDRSKSLKRGAIPALGSYKPMGIFRQVEAVLENYGHDANTPFDEMEDEVLTTILNGLDEPLRIVSKAGLSDRTIRFDGIIPFILEQAQDGPQSARKWAGQFTRMVECPLCEGTRLKKTARWFRIGNKNIAELAQMPINELHAHMQALPKKLNERQAVIAHEVVKEIASRSQFLLDVGLEYLTLDRSARTLSGGEAQRIRLATQIGSQLTGVLYILDEPSIGLHMRDDHRLIDSLRDLRDGGNSVLVVEHDKEMMMHADHIIDIGPGAGIHGGHVVAQGTPEELMRSGSLTARYLTGEERIAIPKVRRKGNGHVLRLKGASGNNLKDVDLTLPLGTFICITGVSGSGKSTLIDDTLYPILSKTFHRAQTHPLPYKSIEGLKHLDKVIEVDQSPIGRTPRSNPATYTGLFDHVRQLFAALPSAKIRGYRTGRFSFNTPGGRCETCKGAGVRTIAMNFLPDVAVPCETCRGKRYDRETLEVRFKGRNIADVLALTVEEAMEVFSEIPNISSKLSTLLDVGLGYITLGQGSTTLSGGEAQRIKLATELSKRHTGSTFYILDEPTTGLHFDDTRQLIHVLDKLVEHGNTVLTIEHNMDIIKVADHVIDMGPEGGEGGGRIVAHGTPEEVALTGRGHTAKFLERELFN from the coding sequence ATGTTGGCAGATCCCCTGGAGGAGGAGCACATCGAGGTCCTCGGTGCGCGCGTCCACAACCTGAAGAACATCGACGTTCGCATCCCCCGGGACAAGCTGGTGGTGGTGACCGGCCTTAGCGGGAGCGGAAAAAGCTCACTTGCCTTCGACACGATACATGCTGAAGGCCAACGGCGCTACATCGAGACGTTCAATGCCTACGCCCGTCAATTTCTTGGCGGGATCGAGCGGCCGGACGTGGACCTGATCACCGGGCTCAGCCCCGTGATCGCCATCGAGCAGAAGACCATCAGCCGGAACCCGCGCAGCACCGTGGGCACCATCACGGAGATCTACGACCTGCTGCGCCTGCTCTATGCCCGTGTGGCCGATGCGTACAGCCACGTCACCGGCGAGCGCATGGTACGCTACACCGACAAGCAGATCACCGACCTGCTGATGAAAGAGCACGAAGGGCAGGACCTGCTGATCCTCGCACCCTTGGTCCGCGGCCGAAAAGGACATTACCGCGAGCTCTTCGAGCAACTCCTGCGCCAAGGCTTTCTGCGCGCCCGCGTGGACGGGAACGTGATCGATATCACCGGACGGCCGCGCTTGGACCGCTACAAGACGCACGACATCGAACTGGTGGTGGACCGGCTCAAGGTATCCTCCGCACAGGCCAAACGGCTGAAGGAAAGCTGTGCCACCGCGCTGAAGTACGGCAAGGGCAACATGATCGCGCTCGACACGAAGGATCCGGACTCTCCGCGCTATCTCAGCCGCCATTTGATGGACCCCGTCAGCGGCATCGCCTACGAGGAACCCGAACCGAACCTCTTCAGCTTCAACAGCCCCTATGGCGCGTGCCCACAGTGCGGGGGCCTGGGTCAGGTGACCGAGGCGGCACCTGAGAAGATCGTCCCCGACCGTTCCAAAAGCCTGAAACGAGGTGCCATCCCGGCGTTGGGCAGCTACAAACCCATGGGCATCTTCCGGCAGGTGGAAGCCGTGCTGGAGAATTATGGGCATGACGCGAACACGCCGTTCGACGAGATGGAGGACGAGGTGCTCACCACCATCCTGAACGGCCTTGACGAACCACTGCGGATCGTCAGCAAGGCGGGCCTCAGCGATCGCACCATCCGCTTCGACGGCATCATCCCCTTCATCCTCGAGCAAGCGCAGGACGGCCCACAAAGCGCACGCAAGTGGGCAGGGCAGTTCACACGCATGGTGGAATGCCCACTGTGTGAAGGTACCCGGCTGAAGAAAACAGCGCGCTGGTTCCGCATCGGGAACAAGAACATCGCGGAGCTGGCACAAATGCCGATCAACGAACTGCACGCACACATGCAGGCGTTGCCGAAAAAGTTGAACGAACGCCAAGCGGTGATCGCGCATGAGGTGGTGAAGGAGATCGCATCGCGCAGCCAGTTCCTGCTGGACGTGGGCCTCGAATACCTCACGTTGGACCGCAGCGCCCGCACGCTTAGCGGTGGCGAGGCACAGCGGATCCGGTTGGCCACGCAGATCGGGAGCCAGCTCACCGGCGTGCTTTACATCCTGGACGAGCCCAGCATCGGGCTGCACATGCGCGACGACCACCGCCTGATCGACAGCCTGCGGGACCTGCGGGACGGCGGGAACAGTGTACTGGTGGTGGAGCACGACAAAGAAATGATGATGCACGCGGACCACATCATCGACATCGGGCCCGGCGCCGGGATCCATGGTGGGCATGTGGTGGCGCAAGGCACACCTGAGGAACTGATGCGCAGCGGATCCCTCACCGCGCGTTACCTCACCGGAGAGGAACGCATCGCCATTCCCAAAGTGCGTCGAAAGGGCAACGGGCACGTGCTCCGCCTGAAAGGCGCTTCGGGCAACAACCTCAAGGACGTGGACCTCACGCTTCCTTTGGGCACCTTCATCTGCATCACCGGCGTGAGCGGCAGCGGCAAGAGCACCCTGATCGACGACACGCTCTACCCCATCCTCAGCAAGACCTTCCACCGTGCGCAGACCCATCCATTGCCCTACAAAAGCATCGAAGGGCTGAAGCATCTCGACAAGGTGATCGAAGTGGACCAATCGCCCATCGGCCGCACACCGCGCAGCAATCCGGCCACGTACACCGGCCTGTTCGACCACGTCAGACAGCTGTTCGCGGCACTGCCCAGCGCGAAGATCCGCGGGTACAGGACGGGGAGGTTCAGTTTCAACACACCGGGCGGCCGCTGCGAGACCTGTAAGGGCGCCGGCGTACGCACCATCGCCATGAACTTCCTGCCCGACGTGGCCGTGCCCTGTGAAACGTGCCGCGGAAAACGCTACGACCGCGAAACGCTCGAGGTCCGCTTCAAGGGCAGGAACATCGCCGACGTGCTTGCGCTCACCGTGGAAGAAGCGATGGAGGTCTTCAGCGAGATCCCCAACATCAGTTCAAAGCTCAGCACCTTGCTCGACGTCGGGCTCGGCTACATCACCTTGGGACAGGGCAGCACCACGCTAAGCGGTGGTGAGGCACAGCGCATCAAGTTGGCCACGGAGCTGAGCAAACGCCACACCGGCAGCACGTTCTACATTCTTGACGAACCCACCACCGGCCTGCATTTCGACGACACCCGCCAATTGATCCACGTGCTGGACAAACTTGTGGAGCACGGTAACACGGTGCTCACCATCGAGCACAACATGGACATCATCAAAGTGGCGGACCATGTGATCGACATGGGGCCCGAAGGTGGCGAAGGCGGTGGGCGCATCGTGGCGCACGGCACACCGGAGGAAGTGGCGTTGACGGGGCGCGGACACACCGCCAAATTCCTGGAACGCGAGCTCTTCAACTGA
- a CDS encoding transglycosylase SLT domain-containing protein: MLMLLLIGGGAIALQVLAFSTSGEDTDLDHQRRFNESYNIFSLNLPTHLEFCGEKVPLEQVDVRERLDRELLVNTYWQSSSLLAHKRANRWFPVIEPILKREGVPDDMKYIPLVESGLTHVVSPTGAVGFWQFMQATAIAEGLEVNNEVDERYNVVRSTEAACAFLKEAHARYGSWAMAAASYNLGQGNLEKQLGRQKETNYFDLLLPEETSRYIFRVLAMRSIITDPERYGFHLRKKDLYPPYHTHAVTLAPPAADLNAFANANGTNYKTLKLLNPWLRDNILTDHPGKTYTVLLPDKGFDQATADDEQ, encoded by the coding sequence ATGCTGATGCTGCTGCTCATCGGTGGTGGTGCCATTGCGCTACAGGTCCTCGCCTTCAGTACCAGCGGTGAGGATACCGATCTGGACCATCAACGGCGTTTCAACGAGAGCTACAACATCTTCAGCCTCAACCTGCCCACGCACTTGGAATTCTGCGGCGAGAAAGTGCCGTTGGAACAGGTGGACGTGCGCGAACGCTTGGACCGTGAGCTGTTGGTGAACACCTACTGGCAGAGCAGTTCACTACTGGCGCACAAGCGGGCGAACAGGTGGTTCCCGGTGATCGAGCCGATCCTGAAGCGGGAGGGCGTACCGGACGACATGAAGTACATCCCCCTGGTGGAGAGCGGCCTCACCCATGTGGTGAGCCCTACGGGCGCGGTGGGTTTTTGGCAGTTCATGCAGGCCACCGCTATCGCTGAGGGGCTGGAGGTGAACAACGAGGTGGACGAGCGGTACAATGTGGTCCGCAGCACGGAAGCCGCCTGCGCCTTCCTGAAGGAGGCCCACGCCCGCTATGGTTCCTGGGCCATGGCCGCTGCCAGCTACAACCTGGGCCAAGGCAATCTGGAGAAGCAGCTCGGCCGCCAGAAGGAAACCAACTACTTCGACCTGCTGCTGCCGGAAGAGACCTCGCGCTACATCTTCCGCGTACTGGCAATGCGGTCCATCATCACCGATCCGGAGCGCTATGGTTTTCATCTGCGCAAGAAGGACCTCTACCCTCCGTATCATACGCATGCCGTGACGTTGGCGCCTCCCGCGGCCGACCTGAACGCCTTCGCGAATGCGAACGGAACGAACTATAAGACCTTGAAACTGTTGAATCCCTGGCTGCGCGACAACATCCTCACGGACCATCCCGGGAAGACCTATACCGTGCTGCTGCCGGACAAAGGGTTCGATCAGGCCACGGCGGACGATGAGCAATAA